A genomic stretch from Microbacterium proteolyticum includes:
- a CDS encoding MFS transporter: MTNSRAASAASPSSGSIRTGSFTTPAKSPWPALWALVIGFFMILVDTTIVSVANPAIKAALDPNTNNLDNVVWVTSAYLLTYAVPLLITGRLGDRFGPKNVYLAGLALFTLASLACGLSSSLEMLIVARAVQGLGAALVTPQTMAVITRTFPPQRRGAAMGLWGATAGVAVLVGPLAGGLLVDGLGWEWIFFINIPVGVIGFIAALILVPQLPRTAHKFDILGVVLSAIGLFLIVFGLQEGEHYAWAAWIWLMVAAGVVVMGVFIWTQRRTSEPLVPLELFRDRNFSVANLAIATVGFTVTSMALPQMFYLQLARGLTPTEAALLLVPLAILSGVLAPFAGKLLDRTDPRFLLVPGLLLVAGSLGIYVALILNDAPIWVFLIPSALMGVGNAGMWGPLATTATRNLPPRQAGAGAGIYNTTRTVGSVIGSASIAAFMQARLEANLPGAADASASFGGGSVPPQVVQGFSQAMGQSLLLPVAVIVVGLVAVLFMRRPSVIRPHGSPRDAAPAQAQAAPAAAGE, from the coding sequence ATGACCAATTCCCGCGCCGCCTCCGCGGCATCCCCGTCTTCCGGGTCGATCCGCACCGGATCGTTCACGACCCCGGCCAAGAGCCCCTGGCCCGCCCTCTGGGCGCTGGTCATCGGCTTCTTCATGATCCTGGTCGACACCACGATCGTCTCGGTCGCGAACCCCGCCATCAAGGCCGCGCTCGACCCGAACACCAACAACCTCGACAACGTCGTGTGGGTCACCAGCGCCTACCTGCTGACCTACGCCGTGCCCCTGCTCATCACGGGTCGACTCGGCGACCGCTTCGGCCCCAAGAACGTTTACCTCGCGGGTCTGGCGCTCTTCACCCTCGCCTCCCTCGCGTGCGGCCTGTCGTCGTCGCTCGAGATGCTCATCGTCGCCCGCGCCGTGCAGGGCCTGGGTGCTGCGCTCGTGACGCCGCAGACCATGGCCGTCATCACCCGCACGTTCCCGCCCCAGCGCCGAGGCGCGGCGATGGGCCTCTGGGGTGCGACCGCCGGCGTGGCCGTGCTGGTGGGTCCGCTCGCGGGCGGGCTGCTCGTCGACGGCCTCGGGTGGGAGTGGATCTTCTTCATCAACATCCCCGTGGGTGTCATCGGATTCATCGCGGCGCTCATCCTCGTGCCGCAGCTGCCCCGCACCGCGCACAAGTTCGACATCCTCGGTGTGGTGCTGAGCGCCATCGGCCTGTTCCTCATCGTGTTCGGCCTGCAGGAGGGCGAGCACTACGCCTGGGCGGCGTGGATCTGGCTCATGGTCGCCGCCGGTGTCGTGGTGATGGGCGTCTTCATCTGGACCCAGCGCCGCACGAGCGAGCCTCTGGTGCCGCTCGAGCTCTTCCGGGACCGCAACTTCTCGGTCGCGAACCTCGCGATCGCCACGGTGGGTTTCACCGTCACGAGCATGGCGCTGCCGCAGATGTTCTACCTGCAGCTCGCGCGGGGTCTGACGCCCACCGAGGCAGCCCTGCTGCTCGTGCCGCTCGCGATCCTCTCGGGCGTGCTCGCACCCTTCGCGGGCAAGCTCCTCGACCGCACCGACCCGCGCTTCCTCCTCGTGCCGGGGCTGCTGCTGGTCGCGGGTTCCCTGGGCATCTACGTCGCCCTGATCCTGAACGACGCGCCCATCTGGGTGTTCCTCATCCCGTCGGCGCTCATGGGTGTCGGAAACGCCGGCATGTGGGGGCCGCTGGCCACCACCGCGACGCGCAATCTGCCGCCGCGTCAGGCCGGCGCCGGTGCGGGCATCTACAACACGACCCGCACCGTCGGCTCGGTCATCGGCTCGGCATCCATCGCCGCGTTCATGCAGGCCCGTCTCGAGGCGAACCTGCCGGGTGCCGCCGACGCGTCGGCGAGCTTCGGTGGCGGTTCGGTGCCGCCGCAGGTGGTGCAGGGCTTCTCGCAGGCGATGGGGCAGTCGCTGCTGCTCCCGGTGGCCGTGATCGTCGTGGGTCTTGTGGCCGTGCTGTTCATGCGGCGCCCCTCGGTGATCCGCCCCCACGGGTCTCCGCGTGACGCGGCTCCGGCGCAGGCGCAGGCCGCGCCGGCCGCGGCAGGCGAGTAG
- a CDS encoding PadR family transcriptional regulator produces MPDATRLTPLAVMILATLREADMHPYELMRLLKERRDDRLVPLQKGTIYHTVARLERDGLLAEVGVDRDGNRPERTTYTLLDAGRHAVEHWVRSELPQIDRPSDFRVALSEAHNLERDEVVALLDRRRALLISSVEEHRAGLGRAAESETPEQFLVELQRQAALLDAEVAWQDSLRARLSDRSLPWGIAEIPEHIQKKHRVSKETTP; encoded by the coding sequence ATGCCGGACGCGACCCGCCTCACCCCGCTCGCGGTCATGATCCTCGCCACGCTCCGCGAGGCCGACATGCACCCGTACGAGCTGATGCGCCTGTTGAAGGAGCGCCGCGACGATCGCCTCGTGCCCCTGCAGAAGGGCACGATCTACCACACCGTCGCGCGGCTCGAGCGGGACGGCCTGCTCGCCGAGGTCGGCGTCGACCGCGACGGCAATCGCCCCGAGCGCACGACGTACACCCTCCTGGATGCCGGTCGTCACGCCGTCGAGCACTGGGTGCGGTCGGAGTTGCCGCAGATCGACCGGCCCAGCGACTTCCGCGTCGCGCTCTCGGAGGCCCACAATCTCGAGCGCGACGAGGTCGTCGCCCTGCTCGATCGACGCCGTGCGTTGCTCATCTCCTCCGTCGAGGAGCACCGCGCGGGCCTTGGGAGGGCCGCCGAGAGCGAGACTCCCGAGCAATTCCTCGTCGAACTGCAGCGGCAGGCCGCTCTGCTCGACGCCGAGGTCGCATGGCAGGACTCGCTCCGAGCGCGCCTGTCCGATCGCTCCCTGCCGTGGGGCATCGCCGAGATCCCCGAACACATCCAGAAGAAGCACCGCGTCTCAAAGGAGACCACCCCATGA
- a CDS encoding nucleoside/nucleotide kinase family protein, with protein MAPDAPPALAVAALAARVEAAAAERDGRFLLGIAGSPGGGKTTLAAAVVAALNERRGGGAAALPMDGFHLANASLDRLDRRERKGALDTFDGWGFLALLRRVREETDHTVYAPSFRREVDEGVAGEIAIQPAARIVVVEGNYLLVEDEPWGRVRGALDEVWFCETPSAEREARLIDRHTRGGRTPEAAAAWAREVDGVNAVMIEATRSRADLIVSGTTGEVLVGD; from the coding sequence ATGGCGCCTGACGCCCCTCCCGCGCTCGCGGTCGCGGCGCTGGCCGCGCGCGTCGAAGCGGCCGCGGCCGAGCGGGATGGACGTTTCCTCCTCGGCATCGCGGGGAGCCCCGGCGGGGGCAAGACGACCCTCGCCGCGGCTGTCGTCGCGGCACTGAACGAGCGCCGCGGCGGTGGGGCCGCGGCGCTTCCGATGGACGGTTTCCATCTCGCGAACGCCTCGCTCGACCGGCTCGACCGTCGTGAGCGCAAGGGAGCGCTGGACACCTTCGACGGATGGGGGTTCCTCGCTCTCCTGCGTCGTGTGCGAGAGGAGACGGATCACACGGTCTACGCGCCGAGCTTCCGGCGCGAGGTCGACGAGGGGGTCGCGGGCGAGATCGCGATCCAACCGGCGGCGCGCATCGTCGTCGTGGAGGGGAACTATCTGCTCGTCGAGGACGAGCCGTGGGGGCGAGTCCGGGGGGCGCTCGACGAGGTCTGGTTCTGCGAGACACCGTCGGCGGAACGCGAGGCGCGACTGATCGACCGCCATACCCGGGGCGGGCGCACGCCGGAAGCAGCGGCCGCCTGGGCGCGCGAGGTCGACGGGGTCAATGCGGTCATGATCGAGGCCACTCGCTCACGCGCCGACCTGATCGTCTCGGGCACGACGGGCGAGGTGCTCGTCGGCGATTGA
- a CDS encoding sugar phosphate isomerase/epimerase family protein gives MSTNPLGVHALVFAGGTTPDDMSVIIDQTRDAGYDILELSLHDATSLDVADARTKLEAAGLGIVCSRGLAFAADVSSDDPEVVARGAKLLQDSLQITYDLGGTHFTGALYSALGKYGHQLSSAGRANVVATLKDLAVEAQAKGMTLGLEICNRYETNVINTAADALRLADDIGHDNVVIHLDTYHMNIEEDDLVRPVHLVGDRLGYVHIGENHRGYLGSGHLDFTAFFHALADIDYTGPITFESFSSAVVSPTLSNDLAIWRNLWNDGPALARHALAFMSAQIEAGHGA, from the coding sequence ATGTCCACCAACCCCCTCGGCGTCCACGCCCTCGTCTTCGCGGGCGGCACGACGCCCGATGACATGAGCGTCATCATCGACCAGACGCGCGACGCCGGCTACGACATCCTCGAGCTCTCGCTCCACGACGCCACCTCCCTCGACGTCGCCGACGCGCGGACCAAGCTCGAGGCCGCCGGTCTCGGCATCGTCTGCTCGCGCGGTCTCGCCTTCGCCGCCGACGTCTCCAGCGACGACCCCGAGGTGGTCGCGCGCGGCGCCAAGCTGCTGCAGGACTCACTGCAGATCACGTACGACCTCGGCGGCACGCACTTCACCGGTGCCCTGTACAGCGCCTTGGGCAAGTACGGCCACCAGCTGTCGAGCGCCGGCCGGGCCAATGTCGTCGCCACCCTGAAGGACCTCGCCGTCGAGGCGCAGGCGAAGGGCATGACGCTCGGTCTCGAGATCTGCAACCGCTACGAGACCAACGTCATCAACACCGCCGCCGACGCGCTGCGACTCGCCGACGACATCGGGCACGACAACGTCGTCATCCACCTGGACACGTACCACATGAACATCGAGGAGGACGATCTCGTGCGTCCCGTGCACCTGGTCGGTGATCGCCTGGGGTACGTGCACATCGGCGAGAACCACCGCGGCTACCTCGGTTCGGGTCACCTCGACTTCACGGCGTTCTTCCACGCCCTCGCCGACATCGACTACACCGGCCCCATCACCTTCGAGTCGTTCTCGTCGGCGGTCGTCTCGCCGACCCTGTCGAACGACCTCGCGATCTGGCGCAACCTGTGGAACGACGGTCCGGCACTCGCCCGCCACGCGCTCGCCTTCATGTCGGCGCAGATCGAAGCGGGTCATGGCGCCTGA
- a CDS encoding sugar phosphate isomerase/epimerase family protein codes for MAQRFGIHAGVWGFDWTPAAADRAIGAAAAAGYDLIEIPAIDRSIQDARDTARALQAHGIDASVSLALTFDDDISDADAARRERGERRLTEAMHFASDIGATFVGGVVFSAMGRYDRLPTVEARERSLEVLRRVAAIGERTGVTLGVEYVNRYESNLLNTAAQTARFVDDIGASNVVVHLDTFHAAMEERSLTEAVEAAGHRLGYLHASESHRGILGTGTIDWTRLLSDLADARFDGPITVESFSPVVIGDESSIDIGLWHPHWSDPDALAADSLAFLRSRLAETVPA; via the coding sequence ATGGCACAGCGTTTCGGCATCCATGCCGGCGTGTGGGGGTTCGACTGGACCCCCGCCGCCGCCGACCGGGCCATCGGGGCGGCCGCCGCCGCGGGGTACGACCTCATCGAGATCCCCGCGATCGACCGGTCGATCCAGGACGCGCGCGACACGGCGCGGGCCTTGCAGGCCCACGGGATCGACGCCAGCGTGTCGCTCGCGCTGACCTTCGACGACGACATCTCGGATGCCGATGCCGCCCGGCGCGAGCGGGGGGAGCGCCGCCTCACGGAGGCGATGCACTTCGCTTCCGACATCGGGGCGACCTTCGTCGGCGGAGTGGTCTTCTCGGCGATGGGCCGTTACGACCGGCTCCCCACCGTCGAGGCGCGTGAGCGCTCGCTCGAGGTGCTCCGCCGCGTCGCCGCGATCGGCGAACGCACGGGTGTGACCCTCGGCGTCGAGTACGTCAACCGGTACGAGTCCAATCTGCTGAACACCGCCGCGCAGACGGCCCGCTTCGTCGACGACATCGGCGCGTCCAACGTCGTCGTGCATCTGGACACGTTCCACGCGGCGATGGAGGAGCGCAGCCTGACCGAGGCGGTGGAGGCCGCCGGACACCGGCTCGGTTACCTCCACGCCAGTGAGAGCCACCGCGGCATCCTCGGCACCGGCACCATCGACTGGACGCGGCTCCTCTCCGACCTCGCGGACGCCCGCTTCGACGGACCCATCACGGTCGAGTCGTTCTCACCCGTCGTCATCGGCGACGAGTCGTCCATCGACATCGGTCTCTGGCATCCGCACTGGTCCGACCCCGACGCGCTGGCGGCCGACTCCCTCGCCTTCCTGCGGTCGCGTCTGGCCGAGACCGTCCCCGCTTGA
- a CDS encoding ATP-binding cassette domain-containing protein — protein MTTATPGGNDIVLSAEKITKSFGGVHALRGASMTMRRGEVTALIGDNGAGKSTLVRCLSGIHKPDTGTITLDGRDVHLDTPLAAREHGIETVQQNLALVEDLTVWQNFFLGREKTTGFGPFRFLDRKAMRATAQELVSDLAVNVPPVTSKVRRLSGGQRQAVSIARAAGWGGSIVIMDEPTAALGVQETARVEGTIRKLRDQGVAVLLISHNFDQVLRLSDHVWVMRGGLAVAERRAAETDGDELVALITGAKAA, from the coding sequence ATGACCACTGCCACTCCGGGCGGGAACGACATCGTCCTCTCCGCCGAGAAGATCACCAAGTCCTTCGGGGGCGTCCACGCGCTGCGCGGCGCGAGCATGACCATGCGTCGCGGCGAGGTCACCGCCCTCATCGGCGACAACGGTGCGGGCAAGTCCACGCTCGTGCGCTGCCTCTCCGGCATCCACAAGCCCGACACCGGCACCATCACCCTCGACGGTCGCGACGTGCACCTCGACACCCCGCTGGCCGCGCGCGAGCACGGGATCGAGACCGTCCAGCAGAACCTCGCCCTCGTCGAAGACCTCACCGTCTGGCAGAACTTCTTCCTCGGGCGCGAGAAGACGACCGGGTTCGGGCCGTTCCGCTTCCTCGACCGCAAGGCCATGCGTGCCACGGCGCAGGAGCTCGTGTCCGATCTCGCCGTCAACGTGCCGCCGGTGACCAGCAAGGTGCGCCGCCTGTCGGGCGGTCAGCGTCAGGCGGTGTCGATCGCGCGCGCCGCCGGGTGGGGCGGGTCGATCGTCATCATGGACGAGCCGACCGCAGCGCTCGGCGTGCAGGAGACGGCGCGCGTGGAGGGCACCATCCGCAAACTGCGCGACCAGGGCGTCGCCGTGCTGCTCATCAGCCACAACTTCGATCAGGTGCTGCGCCTGTCCGACCACGTCTGGGTCATGCGCGGGGGACTGGCCGTGGCCGAACGTCGCGCCGCCGAGACCGACGGCGACGAGCTGGTCGCGCTCATCACCGGCGCCAAGGCCGCCTGA
- a CDS encoding ABC transporter permease has product MTSPLRTTTLDVPPTRLAALGKDARSLSFWAENAAPVGLVLLVIVFAILSPSFLTLGNIQAMLIAAAILVILAVAQAFVITTGGIDLSISATMTLGAVGFGLAWQAGFGFWLSALVAILAAGVVGLANGLLIATGKVTDFIATLGTLSVATGLALILTQGKPISFTSPELLRLTSGSLGIFGFPFLIAVVIAVVFGIVMFRTRFGLHVQAVGGSEEAAVANGINASRVRIAVYVLAAVLAGVASILLVARIGAAEPAINTQYLLNSIAAVVLGGVALTGGRGKIVGPVLGALLLTALSNGLTLVGVSQFYQPLAVGLVVVLAALLTRFQKK; this is encoded by the coding sequence ATGACATCTCCGTTGAGAACGACGACGCTCGACGTTCCCCCCACGCGCCTGGCCGCGCTGGGCAAGGACGCGCGCAGCCTCAGCTTCTGGGCAGAGAACGCCGCCCCCGTGGGGCTCGTCCTCCTGGTGATCGTGTTCGCGATCCTCAGCCCCTCCTTCCTGACCCTCGGCAACATCCAGGCGATGCTCATCGCGGCCGCGATCCTGGTGATCCTCGCCGTGGCGCAGGCCTTCGTCATCACCACCGGCGGGATCGACCTGTCGATCTCCGCCACCATGACTCTCGGCGCCGTGGGCTTCGGCCTGGCCTGGCAAGCCGGGTTCGGGTTCTGGCTGTCCGCGCTCGTCGCCATCCTCGCCGCGGGCGTGGTGGGTCTGGCCAACGGCCTGCTCATCGCCACCGGCAAGGTCACCGACTTCATCGCCACGCTCGGAACGCTGTCCGTGGCGACGGGCCTGGCCCTGATCCTCACCCAGGGCAAGCCGATCTCGTTCACCAGCCCCGAACTGCTGCGCCTGACCTCCGGCTCCCTCGGGATCTTCGGGTTCCCCTTCCTCATCGCCGTGGTCATCGCGGTGGTGTTCGGCATCGTGATGTTCCGCACGCGCTTCGGCCTGCACGTGCAGGCCGTCGGCGGCAGCGAGGAGGCGGCCGTCGCGAACGGCATCAACGCCTCCCGCGTGCGCATCGCGGTCTACGTCCTGGCCGCGGTCCTGGCCGGTGTGGCATCCATCCTGCTCGTGGCCCGTATCGGTGCCGCGGAGCCGGCCATCAACACGCAGTACCTGCTCAACTCCATCGCCGCGGTGGTGCTCGGCGGTGTCGCCCTCACCGGTGGCCGCGGCAAGATCGTCGGCCCCGTGCTCGGTGCCCTGCTGCTCACCGCACTCAGCAACGGGCTGACGCTCGTCGGTGTGTCCCAGTTCTATCAGCCGCTCGCCGTCGGTCTCGTCGTCGTGCTCGCCGCCCTTCTCACGAGGTTCCAGAAGAAATGA
- a CDS encoding sugar ABC transporter substrate-binding protein, which yields MFRTDASKRRIVSLAAPAAALAITLAGCSSPATTAEGASGSTSIAAVIKGLDNPFFQAMQDGIEDTASTDGVTVSVQAAADTGDSTGQADKLATLAGQDMGCFIINPISGTNLIQALAPIAAKGTPVVNIDQPLDADAASAAGVTPATYIGTDNEAAGGKAGEFVASKVAAGAKVAVIGGVAGNVTSAARIDGFKAAASGLDIVQEEAADWKRELALTKATDIIAANPDIAAFFAANDDMGLGIVKAVENAGKTGQIVVVSVDGNKDALESVAAGGLSATVAQYPFAIGQLGVQACEVAVNGGELPANVESPTALVTEDNASDAISKFPQPFEEFTNPLADLLG from the coding sequence ATGTTCCGCACCGACGCTTCGAAGCGCCGCATCGTCTCCCTGGCCGCGCCTGCTGCCGCCCTGGCGATCACGCTCGCAGGATGCTCCTCTCCGGCGACGACCGCGGAGGGCGCCTCCGGCTCGACCTCCATCGCCGCCGTCATCAAGGGCCTCGACAACCCCTTCTTCCAGGCCATGCAGGACGGCATCGAGGACACCGCCTCGACCGACGGCGTGACCGTCTCGGTGCAGGCGGCCGCCGACACCGGAGACTCCACCGGTCAGGCCGACAAGCTCGCCACCCTGGCCGGCCAGGACATGGGCTGCTTCATCATCAACCCCATCAGCGGGACCAACCTGATCCAGGCCCTCGCCCCGATCGCCGCCAAGGGCACCCCGGTCGTCAACATCGACCAGCCGCTCGACGCCGACGCGGCCTCCGCCGCCGGCGTCACCCCCGCCACCTACATCGGTACCGACAACGAAGCGGCCGGCGGCAAGGCCGGCGAGTTCGTCGCAAGCAAGGTCGCGGCCGGCGCGAAGGTCGCCGTGATCGGCGGCGTCGCCGGCAACGTCACCAGCGCCGCACGCATCGACGGCTTCAAGGCCGCGGCGAGCGGCCTTGACATCGTGCAGGAGGAGGCCGCCGACTGGAAGCGCGAGCTCGCGCTGACCAAGGCGACCGACATCATCGCCGCCAACCCCGACATCGCCGCCTTCTTCGCCGCGAACGACGACATGGGCCTGGGCATCGTCAAGGCCGTCGAGAACGCGGGCAAGACGGGCCAGATCGTCGTGGTAAGCGTCGACGGCAACAAGGACGCCCTCGAGTCCGTGGCCGCCGGCGGCCTGTCGGCCACCGTCGCCCAGTATCCCTTCGCGATCGGCCAGCTCGGCGTGCAGGCCTGCGAGGTCGCCGTGAACGGCGGCGAGCTTCCCGCGAACGTGGAGTCCCCCACCGCGCTGGTGACCGAGGACAACGCCTCCGACGCCATCTCGAAGTTCCCGCAGCCCTTCGAAGAGTTCACCAACCCGCTCGCCGACCTGCTCGGCTGA
- a CDS encoding ROK family protein, with translation MESPARECRCGSFDCVEAYAGGWAIERELEQAGLTVAGVRGIVELVARGDIDAVRRVRGAGRVIGDAIADLVSILNPRAIALSGQLADCDEVLMSGIRERVYQRATPLVTRDLTIARSDLGSLAGVIGLALIASDAILQPASLDTILERATAPA, from the coding sequence GTGGAGTCGCCCGCCCGCGAGTGCCGGTGCGGCAGCTTCGACTGCGTCGAGGCGTACGCGGGGGGCTGGGCGATCGAGCGCGAACTCGAGCAGGCGGGGCTGACGGTCGCGGGCGTCCGCGGCATCGTCGAACTGGTGGCGCGCGGTGACATCGACGCCGTCAGGAGGGTTCGCGGCGCCGGGCGGGTCATCGGCGACGCCATCGCCGATCTGGTCAGCATCCTCAATCCCCGTGCCATCGCGCTGTCGGGTCAGCTCGCCGACTGCGACGAGGTGCTCATGTCCGGCATCCGCGAACGCGTCTACCAGCGCGCGACGCCGCTCGTCACCCGCGACCTCACGATCGCCCGATCCGACCTCGGCTCGCTCGCCGGGGTGATCGGCCTCGCACTGATCGCCAGCGACGCGATCCTGCAGCCGGCCTCGCTCGACACCATCCTCGAACGAGCGACCGCTCCCGCCTGA
- a CDS encoding BCCT family transporter, with amino-acid sequence MTEASPHSTASVGPHPGTRPRTIRGWVFWPAAAIALAFIAFAMLFPDAAEATFGAVQTSIVSAFNWYYVLIAAFFVVFALTMGFSRFGGIKLGKDDDEPEFSTMSWFSLLFAAGMGIGLVFYGVSEPLSHFIDPRPGVAGTPNQLAQQAMSQTFLHWGVHAWSIYVVIGLALAYAFHRRKRPRTIRWALEPILGARLVQGAWGNAVDVAALVGTLFGVATSLGLGVIQISAGLDYLGVVSPSVISEAIIVGIITGFVLFSVLSGVGKGMKWLSNINLVLAGVLMLYLLFTGPTEFLLRDVVQSIGNYIQNFVGLSFTTSAYSGEEGVAWQGTWTAFYWGWWISWAPFVGIFIARISRGRTVREFVTGVILVPTLVGILWFTVLGGTAIYGELTGTVSLVGADGSVNVSTALFQMLQGVPGPVVLSVGFLILIGIFFVTSADSGALVMGMIATGGEEEPKRWVRIFFTLATSLIAFALLLAGGLTALQTAAISIALPFSVVLLAICGATVVAFRRELRAYDKAERAQLRDSIGEHYGLEVEEPNQRGIFGIPMPWGRVRGAASTEGASTREAAGLDRS; translated from the coding sequence ATGACCGAGGCATCCCCCCACTCCACGGCATCCGTCGGTCCGCACCCGGGCACCCGCCCCCGGACGATCCGGGGGTGGGTCTTCTGGCCGGCCGCCGCGATCGCCCTGGCGTTCATCGCGTTCGCGATGCTGTTCCCGGATGCCGCGGAGGCGACCTTCGGGGCGGTGCAGACCTCGATCGTCTCCGCCTTCAACTGGTACTACGTGCTGATCGCCGCGTTCTTCGTGGTGTTCGCGCTGACCATGGGCTTCAGCCGATTCGGCGGCATCAAACTCGGGAAGGACGACGACGAGCCCGAATTCTCGACGATGTCCTGGTTCTCGCTGCTGTTCGCCGCCGGCATGGGCATTGGGCTCGTCTTCTACGGCGTGAGCGAGCCGCTGAGCCACTTCATCGATCCACGGCCCGGTGTCGCGGGGACGCCGAATCAGCTGGCGCAGCAGGCCATGTCGCAGACGTTCCTGCACTGGGGCGTGCACGCCTGGTCGATCTACGTCGTCATCGGCCTCGCCCTCGCCTATGCGTTCCACCGCCGCAAGCGTCCCCGCACCATCCGGTGGGCGCTGGAACCGATCCTCGGCGCCCGCCTCGTGCAGGGGGCGTGGGGCAACGCCGTCGACGTCGCCGCGCTCGTGGGGACGCTCTTCGGCGTCGCCACCTCGCTCGGCCTCGGCGTCATCCAGATCAGCGCCGGGCTCGACTACCTCGGCGTGGTGTCGCCGTCGGTGATCAGCGAGGCGATCATCGTCGGGATCATCACGGGCTTCGTGTTGTTCTCGGTGCTTTCGGGCGTCGGCAAGGGCATGAAATGGCTGTCCAACATCAACCTCGTGCTCGCCGGCGTGCTGATGCTCTACCTGCTGTTCACCGGCCCCACCGAGTTCCTCCTGCGCGACGTCGTGCAGTCGATCGGCAATTACATCCAGAACTTCGTGGGGTTGTCGTTCACCACCAGCGCCTATTCGGGTGAAGAGGGTGTCGCGTGGCAGGGCACGTGGACGGCGTTCTACTGGGGCTGGTGGATCTCGTGGGCACCCTTCGTGGGCATCTTCATCGCCCGCATCTCGCGCGGGCGGACGGTGCGCGAGTTCGTCACCGGAGTGATCCTGGTGCCCACCCTCGTCGGCATCCTGTGGTTCACGGTGCTGGGCGGCACCGCGATCTACGGCGAGCTGACCGGCACGGTGTCCCTGGTCGGTGCTGACGGCTCGGTCAACGTGTCGACGGCGCTGTTCCAGATGCTCCAGGGGGTGCCCGGCCCGGTCGTGCTGTCGGTCGGCTTCCTCATCTTGATCGGGATCTTCTTCGTCACCTCGGCCGACTCGGGCGCGCTGGTGATGGGCATGATCGCCACGGGCGGCGAGGAGGAGCCCAAGCGGTGGGTGCGCATCTTCTTCACCCTCGCGACCTCGCTCATCGCCTTCGCCCTGCTGCTGGCGGGTGGCCTTACCGCCCTGCAGACCGCGGCGATCAGCATCGCGCTGCCGTTCAGCGTCGTGCTGCTCGCCATCTGCGGCGCGACGGTCGTCGCCTTCCGCCGCGAGCTGCGGGCCTACGACAAGGCCGAGCGGGCGCAGCTGCGCGATTCGATCGGCGAGCACTACGGCCTCGAGGTGGAGGAGCCGAATCAGCGCGGGATCTTCGGCATCCCGATGCCGTGGGGCAGAGTTCGCGGGGCGGCGTCGACCGAGGGGGCGTCGACCAGGGAGGCCGCCGGACTCGACCGGAGCTGA